One segment of Macrotis lagotis isolate mMagLag1 chromosome 1, bilby.v1.9.chrom.fasta, whole genome shotgun sequence DNA contains the following:
- the NR0B2 gene encoding nuclear receptor subfamily 0 group B member 2: MSLGGPATGSRACECHGGENQHAILYSLLSRSRGPSPYGHCLCARHRTVCLRAPQHTCLAAAGVLAKTVAFLQNLPSFGSLPRGDQRLLLANCWAPLFLLGLAQDAVNIEVMEMPAPSMLKKILLEERSPEPQRPQPTLAGVHRLQCCLHTFWSLDLSPKEYAYLKGAILFNPDTPGLQNASHVDSLHREAAQVLQEALALHYPVDRGCFARILLVASTLKSIPPALLSSLFFHPMFGDADITRLILDMLFLT, from the exons ATGAGCTTGGGTGGACCAGCTACAGGCTCCAGAGCATGCGAGTGCCATGGTGGAGAAAACCAACATGCCATTCTTTATTCCTTGCTGAGTCGCTCCCGGGGTCCATCACCTTATGGCCATTGCCTCTGCGCCCGCCATCGTACAGTCTGCCTCCGAGCTCCCCAGCACACCTGCCTGGCAGCAGCAGGGGTACTGGCTAAAACAGTTGCCTTCCTGCAGAACCTACCTTCATTTGGCTCACTGCCCCGAGGGGATCAGAGGCTGCTGCTGGCCAACTGCTGGGCCCCCCTCTTCCTTCTGGGGTTGGCCCAGGATGCCGTGAACATTGAAGTGATGGAAATGCCAGCCCCCAGTATGCTCAAGAAGATTCTGTTGGAGGAGAGGAGCCCAGAACCACAAAGACCCCAGCCCACACTGGCTGGGGTGCACCGGCTCCAGTGCTGCCTGCATACTTTCTGGAGCCTAGACTTGAGTCCCAAGGAGTATGCCTACCTAAAAGGAGCTATCCTCTTTAATCCTG ACACCCCTGGCCTCCAGAATGCTTCCCACGTCGACAGCTTGCATCGGGAGGCAGCGCAGGTGCTTCAAGAGGCTTTGGCACTCCATTACCCTGTGGACCGGGGCTGCTTTGCCCGCATCCTCCTTGTGGCCTCCACTCTTAAGTCCATCCCTCCTGCCCTACTCAGCTCCCTCTTTTTCCATCCAATGTTTGGAGATGCTGACATCACCAGACTCATTCTGGACATGCTGTTCTTGACTTAA